In a single window of the Coprothermobacter proteolyticus DSM 5265 genome:
- a CDS encoding type II toxin-antitoxin system RatA family toxin, translated as MLVEEEIIINAPADKVYQIVKDMGRYPEFIPSLKEVTVLENGPGYTVTKWVSKVQSFTLQWTERDTFFDEERRVEYKLVEGAMKKFEGKWIVEPQTDGTTKVHLDVDFELAMPALRDFLGPMAKKIMRDSLKSLLQGIKAESERV; from the coding sequence ATGTTAGTGGAGGAAGAGATAATCATAAATGCTCCTGCTGACAAGGTTTACCAGATTGTGAAGGATATGGGACGCTATCCTGAATTCATACCTTCTCTAAAAGAAGTAACAGTTTTGGAAAATGGACCAGGTTATACGGTGACTAAATGGGTATCAAAAGTGCAGTCATTTACGCTGCAATGGACTGAACGTGACACGTTTTTCGACGAAGAGAGAAGAGTGGAATACAAATTAGTGGAAGGAGCCATGAAAAAGTTTGAAGGGAAATGGATTGTAGAACCTCAAACGGATGGTACGACTAAAGTGCATCTGGATGTGGATTTTGAGCTCGCTATGCCAGCCTTGAGAGATTTCTTAGGACCCATGGCAAAGAAGATTATGCGAGATTCTTTGAAGTCCTTATTGCAAGGGATAAAAGCAGAAAGCGAAAGAGTGTGA